TTTTAATTTTTTTTACAAATCTTGAAGGAATTTGTCAGTCGACTGCGAATTACATTATTAGACAAGTTACCGTGTCGGCAAAATGGTTTGACGAAAAGTTGAGGTGTATTTCTTGAATGTCAAAGTTCGAAAAGATGTGTTGCTAGACTGGTATTACGCGATGAAGAATAAAGATTTCGAAACGGCCGATCGGATGAAACAAGAAATCGACACAGCAGAACAAGATGTTTCGGATTTCGAAATGAAAGCACTTTACAAATTAATGGCAGCCCGTTACCATTTAATGTACAAGGATTTGGTAAAGTTTTCATCTGTCATCGCCGAACTTGATCTTAATACGAACAATGACCGTTATTGGTTGACTTATTATTATCATTTCTTCCGCGGCATTTACCATTACGAACGCCAAGAATACAAATTATCCCTCGATTTTTACAATCGTGCCCGCTTGCACGTGTTCAACCAAGATGCTGAAGAAGTCGGTGAATTTTATTACCGGCTGGCAGCGACTTATTTGCGAACGTACAAAATCACGTTGACCATCGAGTATGCGAAGAAAGCGCTGGGCATCTTCAAAAGCAGCCACAATTACAAAAGAATGTCAGGCTGTGAAATGATATTAGGCATTTGCAACCAGGATATCTTTCAGTATAACGAAGCAGAAAAGCATTACCAGGACGCTTTAATCATCGCCGAAAAAACACAAGACGAATTGTTGAAAGCAAGAGTGCTGCACAACCTTGGAGTCTTGTATTCGGAGTTGAATGAACACAAAAATGCGATCCATTACTTGACGCAAGGACAAAAGCTGTTCAAAAACAACGATCTTTATTTAATAACGCAAAATCTGTTTCAACTGGCGAAAAACTATATAAAGCTTGATCACATTATGGAAGCCCTTAAGATGTTGGACAAGGGGCTCCGGTTATCGAAAGAGAACGATTACCTCACGTATTACTATCGGTGTAAACTGCTCAAAACCAAGTTTTTTGAGCCTCAACATTTTGAAACCATCTATAAAGAAGGGATTGAATATTACAAAGAACATGAAGAATGGCAGTTAGTCGTCGAGTACAGTGATGAATTGGGTGCTTACTACGGTGGAATAGGAAAGTTTCAAGAGGCTTATGAGTACTTACTGTTGTCCATTGAAGCAAGAACAAAAATCGAAAGGGAGCGTGGACTTTCCAATGAAACATTTGATAGTTAAGATTATCGTTGTCGCTGTAGTAGGTTTGGGACTATTCGCACTTAACGACTTGAATGCTGCAACCCATTTGTCGGCTGACGGGGTTGAGACGAACTCAGTAGACAATACCATTGACGATTAATCCGAATTCGATCGAATAGGAACGCGGCGTGCATGCCAAGTGCACGCCGTTCGCTGTTGCAATCTTCCGTGAACACGCTCCCCCTCCCCGAAAGCCCGTATTTTTGATAAAATAAGCAAAAACCCCTCTGGAAAGTCGGAGTGACGATGAACGCCAACAAACAAAAACAAGTCCTCGATGATTGGTACGAGGCGATAAAAAATTTCGAGTACGAACGATCCGCGCAACTGAATAAACGTGTAGATGCCGATTTACTTCTAAAAGATGAAGATTTGATCCTTTACCGGCAGCTGCTTAAGGCAAGATACCTCATCCTGCTTAAAGATCACGACAAAGCTGCGCTCTTGCTTGACGGCCTACACCCGCCGGCCAACGAACATCATTGGCTTCACTATTATTTTTATTTTTTTCACGGCCATCTCGAATACAATCGAAAAAATTATAA
The Bacillales bacterium genome window above contains:
- a CDS encoding tetratricopeptide repeat protein, with amino-acid sequence MNVKVRKDVLLDWYYAMKNKDFETADRMKQEIDTAEQDVSDFEMKALYKLMAARYHLMYKDLVKFSSVIAELDLNTNNDRYWLTYYYHFFRGIYHYERQEYKLSLDFYNRARLHVFNQDAEEVGEFYYRLAATYLRTYKITLTIEYAKKALGIFKSSHNYKRMSGCEMILGICNQDIFQYNEAEKHYQDALIIAEKTQDELLKARVLHNLGVLYSELNEHKNAIHYLTQGQKLFKNNDLYLITQNLFQLAKNYIKLDHIMEALKMLDKGLRLSKENDYLTYYYRCKLLKTKFFEPQHFETIYKEGIEYYKEHEEWQLVVEYSDELGAYYGGIGKFQEAYEYLLLSIEARTKIERERGLSNETFDS